The Mesorhizobium loti genome includes a region encoding these proteins:
- a CDS encoding helix-turn-helix domain-containing protein, with protein sequence MHAYTASRISLPSRSALPNLSEAFEPAPLQPLGFYPAGAEIYAQGEKAAAFYQVEFGAVRVYRLLADGRRQISAFHLAGETFGFEADSTHHFFAEAINSTGVRAFRLTAGADMSRQLLPLALKGLTRAQEHLLVLGRQSAIERVAAFLVDIAERQGGLRQVELPMSRMDIGDYLGLTIETVSRIFTRLKDKGVIRLLSLRSIEIVRHDALHAMSE encoded by the coding sequence ATGCACGCCTACACCGCCTCCAGAATTTCGCTGCCGTCACGGTCTGCGCTGCCCAACCTGTCGGAGGCTTTCGAGCCCGCGCCGCTGCAACCACTCGGCTTCTATCCCGCCGGCGCGGAAATCTACGCCCAGGGCGAAAAGGCCGCAGCCTTCTACCAGGTGGAATTCGGCGCCGTCCGCGTCTACCGCCTGCTTGCTGACGGACGCCGGCAGATCAGTGCCTTTCACCTCGCCGGAGAGACGTTCGGTTTCGAAGCCGATTCGACGCACCATTTCTTTGCTGAGGCGATCAATTCCACCGGGGTCCGCGCCTTCCGCCTGACGGCTGGAGCGGATATGTCCCGTCAGCTGCTGCCCCTGGCGCTCAAGGGGTTGACCAGAGCTCAGGAACACCTTCTGGTCCTGGGTCGCCAGAGCGCCATCGAACGCGTCGCCGCGTTCCTCGTCGACATAGCGGAACGGCAGGGCGGATTGCGGCAGGTCGAACTTCCGATGTCTCGCATGGACATCGGCGATTATCTCGGCCTCACCATCGAGACGGTATCGCGGATCTTCACCCGGCTGAAGGACAAGGGCGTCATCCGCCTGCTCAGCCTGCGCAGCATCGAAATCGTCAGGCATGATGCGCTTCATGCGATGAGCGAATGA
- a CDS encoding pyridoxamine 5'-phosphate oxidase family protein → MLIRTLSALECTKLLTANRVGHLACAKDGQPYVVPVHYAHADNHLYAFSMPGKKIDWMRANPLVSVQVGERGQGRGWKSVVVDGRYEELPDRIGHKLERDHAWSVLSKHADWWEPGALKPVMPPVSDSAPHVFFRILIEQVSGREASE, encoded by the coding sequence ATGCTGATCCGCACATTATCCGCCCTGGAATGCACGAAATTGCTGACCGCCAACCGTGTCGGCCATCTGGCATGCGCGAAGGATGGGCAGCCCTACGTGGTGCCGGTGCACTATGCGCACGCCGACAATCACCTCTACGCGTTTTCCATGCCCGGCAAGAAGATCGACTGGATGCGTGCCAATCCGCTGGTGTCCGTCCAGGTGGGTGAACGCGGCCAGGGCCGAGGCTGGAAAAGCGTCGTCGTCGATGGCCGTTATGAGGAACTGCCGGACCGGATTGGTCACAAGCTCGAGCGCGACCATGCATGGTCGGTGTTGAGCAAGCATGCTGACTGGTGGGAGCCCGGCGCCCTCAAGCCTGTCATGCCTCCGGTGTCGGACAGCGCACCCCACGTTTTTTTCCGTATCTTGATCGAACAGGTGTCGGGCCGCGAAGCAAGTGAATAG